The segment AAGATCCGTCGCTATTTTTTAGAGGAAAAAGTGGGTCCCTATCCTTGCGAACCACCGGGTCCCTATCATGCGTACAGGTGGGGCCCTATCATGCGAACTCCAGGCTCCCTGTCATGCGCGCTGACAAGTAGGTCTTGATTCTTACGACAGGCTTTTTCCCAATCAAGATACGATGCCCAAAGGAGGATTTGGAAATCTTATTGCGCTACCACTTCAGCGGGAACCCCGGAGTCGTGGCAATAGTGTGTTCATCGACGAAAATGGAAATCTGTATGAAGATCAATGGGCCATTCTTTCCAAGATAAAAAAGATCACGGAAAATCAGATTCATAATATTCTTATCTCTGTTTAGTTTCGTGCTGAAGTAGGTGAAATCCAGTTGATCGATGAAGAAGATGAAACTCCCATCAAGCCTTGGAAAAAATCAGAACGAAAATCCAAAAAAATCAATGGGCCATTCCCTGAAAAGGCCAAGATCACATTAGACAATATGATCTATGTCGAAAAAAGTGGCCTCCCCTCGGCCATGCTCAATCGAATCCTGCGCATTGCAGCTTTTCAAAATCCGGAGTTTTATAAAACTCAAGCCATGCGACTTTCCACTTACGGAAAACCAAGAATCATTTCCTGTGGCGAAGACTTTTTAAACTATGTTGCTATTCCAAGAGGCTGTTTAAGGGAGCTTGTCGATTTATTCGAAGAACACAGTATCAAATCTGAAATTATGGATGAACGCTTTTCAGGAAAATTGATTCATGTACGTTTCAAGGGGGAACTTCGTGAACTACAAAAGGAAGCTACTCGAGAACTCTCCAAACACGATATCGGAATACTTTCAGCCACAACTGCCTTTGGGAAAACGGTGGTTGCCGCAGCTATGATTGCCAAGCGGAAGACCAACACTTTGATTCTCGTGCATCGTAAGCAGTTGATGGATCAATGGAAGGAGCGTCTTTCCATGTTTTTGGAACTTGCTCCAAAATCCATGGGTGAAATTGGTGGAGGAAAATCAAAGGCAACAGGAATCATTGATATTGCGATGATGCAAAGTTTGCATCGTGAAGGTGAAGTGAAGCCCATTGTCTCAGAATATGGTCATGTCATTATCGACGAATGCCATCACATCTCAGCCTTCAGTTTTGAGCAGGTACTCAAACAAGTGAAAGCGAAGTATGTGCTCGGCCTTACCGCTACACCCGTTCGCAAAGACGGCCACCATCCGATTATTACCATGCAATGTGGGCCCATTCGTTTTAAGGTAAGTCCCAAGCAGCATCAGCAAATGACCCAATTTGAACATTTGGTCATTCCACGACACACAAAATTTAGCCTGCCAGAAATGGGTCAGCACAGTATTCAAGAAATTTATTCAGCACTGGTCCAAAATGAGCAACGCAACGACCTTATCTTTGATGACATTTTACAAGCACTCGAATCAAAACGATCTCCTCTTGTTCTTACCGAGCGAACGGAGCATTTGGAGACTTTTGAAAATCGCCTCAGAAAATTTGTAAAACATATTTTTGTTTTACGAGGCGGAATGGGTAAAAAGCAAAGAGTAGCTTTAATGGATGAAATGGCTGCCCTGCCAAATTCTGAAGAGAGAATTATTCTTTCTACAGGTCGTTACATCGGTGAAGGTTTTGACGACAGCCGTCTGGATACTTTGTTTCTTGTGAGCCCCATCTCCTGGAAAGGCACCTTGCAACAATATGTCGGGCGACTTCATCGTTCGCATGAAGGAAAAAGTATTGTCCAAGTTTATGATTATGTGGATCAGGAAGTGCCCATGCTTCGAAGAATGTTTCTCCGTCGACTCCGAGGCTATAAAGCCATTGGATACTCGTTGCATGAACTGCCAAAGGACAAGCCAGAAGAAAAAGAAATCCAATATGAAATGGAGCAATAAAGATCATCATATCACAGCTCATTTTTTCCTACGTAACATCTTTTGGGACCTTCTTTTCATCCATTCCACCAAATCGGATTCCAAGATCATGATGTTTTTCTCGAGCCGGAAGACAGGCCAGTTGGGGACCCCATTATCACGATGTTGGAAAAATTATTGAAAAAGAAAAAAACAAACTTTCTAAACCACTCATCGGGCATCTGGATAGGGTTCTTTCGATTTCTAGACATCTGCGATTGGAGCGTGAAACGAGCTTTTATGGTGATGAAGATTTGGAGCTTCCCCCCGAAGAGCTTTATACCCAAGTGGACGCAGACCGGGCAAAAGAGGATGTGAAATGGTTGAAACAATTTGTGCCTTAAAATTTTCTAGCGATATAATTCCTTAATCAAATTCTTCCTCAAAATCACAGAAGCCGTTAAAAGCCCAGCCATCAAGGCACCGGCGATTCCGTCGGTAGTAATATCTTGTCCGGTTAAAAAAAGATTTTTGATGGGAGTCTGAGGTTTCAGCCAATCTTGATCGAAGCGCTGAGGCGTGTGGGCCAGGCCGTAAATTTCTCCCTGAGCGTAATTGCAATAGTATCGTGTGGAGAGAGGAGTAGAAATTTCATAATAATCAATTTGATCTTTCACCTGAGGCACATGTTGGTAGAGTAACTCCAAAAGGGGTTTGGCTAATTTTTCTTTGAAGGCCTTGTAATCGTCTCCTCGTTCGCGTCGAGGTTTGTCTTCCCATTTTTTAAACCACTCATAAGGGCAGACGCCAATTACTTCAATTGTTGATTTTCCAGGAAAACGTTTTTCCCACGAAGGATCTTTCGCAGAAGGGAAAGAAATGTAGCAAACGGGAGGCGCCGAGTTTTCAGGGTCTTTGAGGTAAGACGCGATACTTTGATCGTGATCGGCTGAAGGATAAATCCAGTAATTGCTTTTGGGGAGCTGCAGTATTTCTTGAGGCTGTTTTAATCCGATATATAAACAGAGATGGGCTAGAGAGGGTTCTACTTCTTTAACGGCATTTTTTAATTTTTCGGAAGGCTGGGGAATGAGCTTGTTGTAGGTATTTAAAACTCCTACATCGCTAATCACCAGCGGGGCTTCAATGATTTCTCCCCCCGCCAATTTTACGCCATAGGCCTTTTGATTTCGAATCAGAATTTCTTTTACCTCGGCTCTGACGAAAATTTCTCCGCCATGTTTTTTGAGCATACTATAAATTGTGGCGGCAATTCGTCCGGATCCTCCCACGGGATAAGATCCTCCTTCGAAATAATGCTTGGCCACCAGGGCATGAATGGCAAAAGAACTTTGTGCGGGTGCTAAGCCGTAGTCGCCGTATTGGGCGCTGAGTACAGCGCGTAGTTCCTGATTTTGTGTGAGACGATTTAAAACCTGCAGGGTACTTTGTCGGGAAAGTTTTAGAAAATTTTTCTTTAGCCAGGACGAAGCAAGGGGAGCAATCAAAGAGGGGAGGGCTTTTGCCATGAAGAAATTTTTGGAAGAACGTGTCAGCTCAAACACTTTTTCAACATAGCCTTCAATGGCTATTTTTTCGTTTGGAAAATATTCGATGAGTTTATTTTTAAAATTTTGAACACCTTTCACAAAATCAAAACTTTTTTCGCCAATGAACACCTTGTCATAAACCTCGCCCATGTCCGCCCAGTCGAGCTGCCCATCCGATAAATAGTCGAAGGCCTTGCGCAGTAGATTTTTCTGCTGTTGTACTTCGCCCACATAGTGCAGGCCTACGTCCCACTCGTAACCCTTGCGTTGAAAAGTATGGGTGAACCCGCCTGCTACTTTGTGTTTTTCTAAGATTAAAACTTTTTTTCCATTTTTGGCCAAG is part of the Deltaproteobacteria bacterium genome and harbors:
- a CDS encoding NAD(P)/FAD-dependent oxidoreductase, whose amino-acid sequence is MNYPLFKTEGPCLAPDALIIGSGIGGLACAGFLAKNGKKVLILEKHKVAGGFTHTFQRKGYEWDVGLHYVGEVQQQKNLLRKAFDYLSDGQLDWADMGEVYDKVFIGEKSFDFVKGVQNFKNKLIEYFPNEKIAIEGYVEKVFELTRSSKNFFMAKALPSLIAPLASSWLKKNFLKLSRQSTLQVLNRLTQNQELRAVLSAQYGDYGLAPAQSSFAIHALVAKHYFEGGSYPVGGSGRIAATIYSMLKKHGGEIFVRAEVKEILIRNQKAYGVKLAGGEIIEAPLVISDVGVLNTYNKLIPQPSEKLKNAVKEVEPSLAHLCLYIGLKQPQEILQLPKSNYWIYPSADHDQSIASYLKDPENSAPPVCYISFPSAKDPSWEKRFPGKSTIEVIGVCPYEWFKKWEDKPRRERGDDYKAFKEKLAKPLLELLYQHVPQVKDQIDYYEISTPLSTRYYCNYAQGEIYGLAHTPQRFDQDWLKPQTPIKNLFLTGQDITTDGIAGALMAGLLTASVILRKNLIKELYR
- a CDS encoding DEAD/DEAH box helicase family protein, encoding MIDEEDETPIKPWKKSERKSKKINGPFPEKAKITLDNMIYVEKSGLPSAMLNRILRIAAFQNPEFYKTQAMRLSTYGKPRIISCGEDFLNYVAIPRGCLRELVDLFEEHSIKSEIMDERFSGKLIHVRFKGELRELQKEATRELSKHDIGILSATTAFGKTVVAAAMIAKRKTNTLILVHRKQLMDQWKERLSMFLELAPKSMGEIGGGKSKATGIIDIAMMQSLHREGEVKPIVSEYGHVIIDECHHISAFSFEQVLKQVKAKYVLGLTATPVRKDGHHPIITMQCGPIRFKVSPKQHQQMTQFEHLVIPRHTKFSLPEMGQHSIQEIYSALVQNEQRNDLIFDDILQALESKRSPLVLTERTEHLETFENRLRKFVKHIFVLRGGMGKKQRVALMDEMAALPNSEERIILSTGRYIGEGFDDSRLDTLFLVSPISWKGTLQQYVGRLHRSHEGKSIVQVYDYVDQEVPMLRRMFLRRLRGYKAIGYSLHELPKDKPEEKEIQYEMEQ